The genomic region GGTGACGACAAACAGGCGGTTCCAGCCGGCGAGACCGAACTCGTCCGGGCCTTGCCCGACGCATCCGGGGCCAAAAAGAACCCGTCTGGGCTGCTGAAGTGTGACGCTTCTCATTTCGAATAAGGATTGCCGGGATCCCCGGGAGGCGGGAGTGCCTCCGATGCACCGAGCGATGGATCGTAGTCGGGATTCAGGCACATCTCCTGTGCGCCGACATCGTGCCGCCAGCCGCGAAGGCGTTCGGCGAGTTTCGCGCACACCTCCGGCTTATTCGCCGCCAGGTTTGTCTGCTCCGACGGATCGTGCCTCAAGTCGTACAGCTCATAGGGCGGGCGACCAGGAACCCCGCCGATTGTCTGCTCGAACCATTCGATGATCTTGAAATCCCCGATCCTCGCGGCGCCGCATGGAGCGAGGCCAAGGTGGTGGTAGTGGGAAAATGCCATGCAAGAATGGGATGGGCGGGCACTGGCGCGGCATTGCGAACCAGCGCTGATTGCAGGCTCCGGCCATCCAGGTCTTTGGGG from Opitutaceae bacterium harbors:
- a CDS encoding sulfatase-like hydrolase/transferase, whose protein sequence is MQAAQGGKADLYEAGIRVPFIISMPGIVPASTHAEPVLGTDLFPTLLDFAFEKIPKDLDGRSLQSALVRNAAPVPAHPILAWHFPTTTTLASLHAAPRGSGISRSSNGSSRQSAGFLVARPMSCTT